One region of Jonesiaceae bacterium BS-20 genomic DNA includes:
- a CDS encoding lamin tail domain-containing protein, with product MRTTLSWSKQTLAGLGAAVVAAGTLVPASAWGAPEVPSVVINEVIQNNSQIADAIELLNTGSTAIDLSGWILADDKNSMTINPGTTLQPGQFLAITTDDDTRDDKFGLGPADAATLLDGATEVDSYLWGEARCPYTLTDSWQIIAITEFESVFPGVMEFEYDPALGQLWVICDDACDGRSQIFELGGDPAAPGTFATVAVYERPAGTANYANEGFAIAPLSQCTAGTRPVIWADDAAAEHAWQQGWI from the coding sequence ATGCGCACCACGTTGTCTTGGTCCAAACAAACGCTTGCAGGATTGGGCGCGGCCGTAGTCGCCGCAGGCACACTCGTGCCAGCCAGCGCCTGGGGCGCACCGGAGGTGCCCTCGGTTGTGATCAACGAGGTCATCCAGAACAATAGCCAGATCGCCGATGCGATCGAGCTGCTGAACACCGGTTCCACCGCGATAGATCTTTCCGGCTGGATCTTGGCCGATGATAAGAACTCCATGACAATCAACCCGGGAACCACCCTGCAACCGGGGCAGTTCCTGGCGATCACCACGGATGATGACACCCGTGATGACAAGTTTGGCTTGGGCCCTGCGGACGCGGCAACGCTGCTTGACGGTGCTACCGAGGTAGACAGCTACCTTTGGGGGGAAGCACGCTGCCCATACACCCTGACCGATTCCTGGCAGATCATTGCAATCACCGAGTTTGAGTCCGTCTTTCCCGGCGTGATGGAGTTTGAGTATGACCCAGCCCTTGGCCAGCTCTGGGTGATCTGTGATGACGCATGCGATGGCCGCAGCCAAATTTTTGAACTCGGTGGTGATCCTGCAGCGCCGGGAACTTTTGCAACCGTTGCCGTCTATGAGCGTCCCGCGGGCACCGCTAACTACGCCAATGAGGGGTTTGCGATCGCCCCGCTCAGTCAGTGCACCGCTGGCACCCGCCCCGTAATCTGGGCCGATGACGCCGCAGCCGAGCACGCCTGGCAACAGGGCTGGATCTAG
- a CDS encoding LPXTG cell wall anchor domain-containing protein — MKYRTAAAHPLEPNHPGAHRRPTARKPRRIAALVAALTLVLGSGLAMELPATAGPTDPITMPDDNLRACINTQELGQGPTEPISENQAANITGFTCQNLGITDITGLETMTSLERFYLDNNAIASLAPLMNLTSLTWLNLNGVGATDTDVLGFSQLPNMTYLSLSNNEITDVSALADATALEYLYLARNKITDISTLATLTNLDSGGAKWQALSLPAAPSGSATANPVTDPSNTPVPVTSSDTGFSYNSTTNAWSFSTMGNKTLSWNTTVTIGAATDFEFSGTIDQQIDIAEVAPEDPTVIQAVCKNGDVAYPQITLPTTKGITYMIDGAVAPGNTVTIEAVPADGNHAIYVGPDSDWVGDSDHIYASLEITLDNPDCDAPEPTVIDAPNGDLPVDDPCGPDNATWRLPTGTDVPVGFTWKVNSDGLLTAEANNDYVFADPSGTMDPTLREYGYAPDTNEACPATSDTDGDTDDPVDTDEQVDTTGNTLPKTGGPSAAAGILAAGLLGIGGVLVLTDRVRRQRA, encoded by the coding sequence GTGAAATACCGAACAGCAGCGGCCCACCCGCTTGAACCAAACCATCCGGGAGCACACCGGAGACCCACCGCACGCAAACCCCGCCGTATCGCCGCGCTTGTGGCCGCGTTGACGCTCGTGCTTGGAAGCGGGCTAGCGATGGAGCTGCCGGCCACGGCAGGCCCGACTGATCCGATAACTATGCCGGATGACAACCTGCGTGCCTGCATCAATACCCAGGAGCTCGGGCAAGGTCCCACTGAGCCGATCAGCGAGAACCAAGCTGCCAACATCACCGGCTTTACCTGCCAAAATCTGGGAATCACGGACATCACCGGGCTGGAAACCATGACCAGTCTGGAAAGGTTCTATCTCGATAACAACGCCATCGCCAGCCTCGCACCCCTGATGAACCTGACCAGTTTGACGTGGCTCAACCTCAACGGTGTTGGAGCGACCGACACCGACGTTCTTGGGTTCAGTCAGTTGCCAAACATGACCTACTTGAGCCTATCGAACAACGAGATCACCGATGTGAGCGCGCTGGCTGATGCGACTGCGCTGGAGTACCTCTACCTGGCTCGCAACAAGATTACCGATATTTCTACCTTGGCGACCCTGACCAACCTTGACAGCGGCGGCGCCAAATGGCAGGCCCTGAGCCTGCCGGCTGCTCCGTCTGGCTCTGCGACAGCGAATCCGGTGACCGACCCGTCCAATACTCCAGTGCCCGTAACCTCGTCTGACACGGGATTCAGCTATAACTCGACCACCAATGCGTGGTCGTTCTCGACAATGGGAAATAAGACCCTGTCGTGGAACACGACCGTGACCATCGGGGCTGCCACCGACTTTGAGTTCTCCGGAACGATCGATCAACAGATCGACATCGCTGAGGTCGCACCGGAAGATCCTACCGTGATCCAAGCGGTCTGCAAGAACGGTGATGTCGCCTACCCGCAGATCACCCTGCCGACCACCAAGGGCATCACCTACATGATCGACGGTGCCGTTGCTCCCGGCAACACCGTCACCATCGAGGCTGTTCCCGCCGATGGCAATCACGCCATCTACGTCGGCCCAGACAGCGATTGGGTGGGCGACAGCGACCACATCTACGCCAGTTTGGAGATCACCCTCGATAACCCCGACTGCGATGCTCCGGAACCGACAGTGATCGATGCGCCCAACGGCGACCTGCCGGTCGATGACCCCTGTGGCCCGGACAACGCCACCTGGCGGCTCCCCACCGGCACTGACGTCCCGGTCGGCTTCACTTGGAAGGTCAACTCCGATGGCCTACTGACGGCCGAGGCCAACAACGACTACGTATTCGCAGACCCTAGCGGAACTATGGACCCCACCCTCCGTGAATATGGCTACGCACCTGACACCAACGAAGCATGCCCGGCCACCTCGGACACGGACGGCGACACCGATGATCCAGTCGACACCGATGAACAAGTCGACACCACCGGCAACACCCTGCCGAAAACCGGTGGCCCCAGCGCCGCAGCAGGTATCCTCGCTGCCGGGCTTCTGGGCATCGGCGGAGTACTGGTCCTGACAGATCGAGTACGCCGCCAACGGGCGTAA